A window of the Lysinibacillus irui genome harbors these coding sequences:
- a CDS encoding valine--tRNA ligase, with protein MTENISMPTKYDPQSIEAGRYEWWLQGKFFEAQPESGKKPYSIVIPPPNVTGKLHLGHAWDTTLQDILIRMKRMQGYDALWLPGMDHAGIATQAKVEAKLREDNITRYDLGREKFLEKTWEWKEEYAGHIRDQWAKLGLGLDYTRERFTLDSGLSDAVKTVFVQLYEKGLIYRGERIINWDPAAKTALSDIEVIYQDVQGAFYHMKYPLADGSGYVEVATTRPETMLGDSGVAVHPNDERYKHLIGKTVILPIVGREIPIVADDYVDMEFGTGVVKMTPAHDPNDFEVGNRHNLERILVMNEDGTMNDLAGKYKGMDRFECRKQIVADLQEAGVLIRIEEHMHSVGHSERSGAVVEPYLSAQWFVKMQPLADASLELQKDAEGKVNFVPARFENTYSRWMENIRDWCISRQLWWGHQIPAWYHNETGEIYVGKEAPADAENWTQDEDVLDTWFSSALWPFSTMGWPDEANEEYKRYYPTNTLVTGYDIIFFWVSRMIFQGLEFTGQRPFQDVLIHGLVRDGEGRKMSKSLGNGVDPMDVIEQYGADSLRYFLATGSSPGQDLRYTTEKVESVWNFANKIWNASRFALMNMDGMTFDEIDLTGEKSVADKWILTRLNETIERVTSLAERYEFGEVGRELYNFIWDDFCSWYIEMAKLPLYGEDEAAKKTTRSILAYVLDQTMRLLHPFMPFITEEIWQHLPHDGESITVAAWPTVREDLHFADEADNMKLLMDIIRSVRNIRAEVNTPMSKKVPLFISAKDAATVAVLEANKAYLEKFCNPDTLTIGEGLEAPGQSMTAVVTGAQVFLPLVGLINLEEEIARLEKELEKWAKEVKLVTGKLSNEKFVSKAPEALVNAEREKLADYESKHAVVLKRLEELKNM; from the coding sequence GTGACAGAAAACATTTCAATGCCAACAAAATATGACCCGCAGTCCATAGAAGCAGGTCGCTATGAATGGTGGTTGCAAGGGAAATTTTTCGAGGCACAGCCTGAAAGCGGGAAAAAACCCTATTCAATCGTTATTCCACCACCAAATGTAACAGGAAAATTACACCTTGGTCACGCTTGGGATACAACATTACAAGATATTCTTATTCGTATGAAACGAATGCAAGGCTACGATGCACTATGGCTACCAGGTATGGACCATGCAGGTATTGCCACTCAAGCTAAAGTAGAAGCGAAACTGCGTGAAGATAATATTACACGTTATGATTTAGGTCGTGAAAAATTCCTTGAAAAAACATGGGAATGGAAAGAAGAATATGCTGGACATATTCGCGATCAATGGGCAAAGCTTGGCCTTGGATTAGACTATACGCGGGAACGTTTCACATTAGATAGTGGTCTTTCAGATGCTGTTAAAACAGTGTTTGTTCAATTATATGAAAAAGGTTTAATTTACCGTGGTGAACGCATTATTAACTGGGACCCTGCAGCGAAAACAGCATTGTCAGATATCGAGGTAATATACCAGGATGTGCAAGGTGCCTTTTACCATATGAAATATCCTTTAGCTGATGGTTCAGGATATGTGGAAGTTGCCACAACACGTCCAGAAACAATGCTAGGTGACTCTGGGGTAGCAGTTCACCCGAATGATGAGCGCTATAAGCATTTAATTGGTAAAACGGTTATTTTACCGATTGTAGGCCGCGAAATTCCAATTGTTGCAGACGATTACGTTGACATGGAATTTGGTACTGGGGTTGTTAAAATGACTCCTGCCCATGATCCAAACGACTTTGAAGTAGGTAACCGTCACAATCTAGAGCGCATCCTTGTCATGAATGAAGATGGCACAATGAACGATCTTGCTGGTAAGTATAAAGGAATGGACCGTTTCGAATGCCGTAAGCAAATCGTTGCTGATTTACAAGAAGCAGGCGTGCTAATCCGAATTGAAGAGCATATGCATTCAGTAGGACACTCGGAACGTTCAGGTGCTGTTGTTGAGCCATATCTTTCAGCACAATGGTTCGTTAAAATGCAGCCACTTGCTGATGCTTCCCTTGAACTACAAAAGGACGCAGAAGGGAAAGTAAACTTCGTACCAGCTCGTTTTGAAAACACATATTCTCGCTGGATGGAAAATATTCGTGATTGGTGTATCTCTCGTCAATTATGGTGGGGTCATCAAATCCCAGCTTGGTATCATAATGAAACAGGCGAAATCTACGTAGGGAAAGAAGCCCCAGCTGATGCAGAAAATTGGACACAGGATGAAGATGTCCTAGATACTTGGTTCTCATCTGCACTATGGCCGTTTTCTACAATGGGCTGGCCGGATGAAGCGAATGAAGAATATAAACGCTATTACCCAACAAATACACTTGTAACGGGCTATGATATTATTTTCTTCTGGGTATCTCGCATGATTTTCCAAGGTTTAGAATTCACAGGTCAACGGCCATTCCAAGATGTATTAATTCACGGCTTAGTACGTGATGGCGAAGGACGTAAAATGAGTAAATCACTTGGCAATGGTGTTGATCCAATGGATGTTATTGAACAATATGGTGCTGATTCATTACGTTACTTCTTAGCAACAGGTTCATCACCTGGTCAAGATTTGCGCTATACAACCGAAAAAGTAGAATCAGTATGGAACTTTGCTAATAAGATTTGGAATGCATCACGTTTTGCGCTTATGAATATGGACGGTATGACATTTGATGAAATCGACTTAACAGGTGAAAAATCCGTTGCTGACAAATGGATCTTAACGCGCTTAAATGAGACTATCGAACGTGTAACTTCTCTTGCAGAACGCTATGAATTTGGAGAAGTAGGCCGTGAACTTTACAATTTCATTTGGGATGATTTCTGTTCTTGGTACATTGAAATGGCGAAATTACCACTTTACGGTGAGGATGAAGCAGCTAAAAAGACAACTCGTTCTATTTTAGCTTACGTTCTAGATCAAACAATGCGTCTATTACATCCATTTATGCCATTCATTACAGAGGAAATTTGGCAGCACTTACCGCATGATGGTGAATCTATTACTGTGGCTGCATGGCCAACAGTACGTGAGGACCTTCATTTTGCTGATGAAGCAGATAATATGAAGCTCCTAATGGATATTATACGTTCAGTACGTAATATTCGTGCGGAAGTGAACACACCAATGAGCAAAAAAGTACCGTTATTTATTTCAGCAAAAGATGCTGCAACAGTGGCGGTTCTTGAGGCGAATAAAGCTTATTTAGAAAAATTCTGTAATCCTGATACACTAACAATTGGTGAAGGCTTAGAAGCGCCAGGTCAATCAATGACGGCAGTTGTGACAGGAGCACAAGTTTTCTTACCACTTGTTGGACTTATTAACCTAGAGGAAGAAATCGCTCGCCTTGAAAAAGAGTTAGAGAAATGGGCAAAAGAAGTGAAGCTTGTTACAGGTAAGCTATCAAATGAGAAATTTGTATCGAAAGCACCTGAAGCATTAGTGAATGCAGAGCGTGAAAAATTAGCGGATTATGAAAGTAAACATGCCGTTGTTTTAAAACGTTTAGAAGAGTTAAAAAATATGTAA
- a CDS encoding valyl-tRNA synthetase encodes MKHSSILPSQLSYDAKGGIIIEQKTWNMRETFCFPGYGCPTEIAAVQIKPQWQAMQLEDSLRLMGIYHITAHVRFDFQDMEVFTDDEELITIDALDIQGDTGYFEYAVPLHVDLPKESDLKDLMVKDIRPSLTNQMCQLEWTVTSIFNEYEPIVEKDMLDSQHLSVQAFEQEKAIATIEESMNIEQPQAVAAASRQEKVTTVDQKAVMRESSSHIVVRESSSWHEVPSMIWDLTEEYTPLKVRVSNDVFQK; translated from the coding sequence TTGAAGCATTCTAGCATACTACCCTCCCAATTGTCATATGATGCAAAGGGAGGGATTATTATCGAACAAAAAACATGGAATATGCGCGAAACATTTTGTTTTCCTGGATACGGCTGCCCAACTGAAATAGCAGCAGTGCAAATTAAGCCTCAGTGGCAGGCAATGCAGTTAGAGGATTCACTTCGACTTATGGGCATCTACCACATCACCGCTCACGTTCGCTTTGATTTTCAAGATATGGAAGTATTTACAGACGATGAAGAACTAATTACAATTGATGCCCTTGATATCCAAGGCGATACTGGTTATTTTGAGTATGCTGTACCTTTACATGTGGATTTACCAAAAGAATCGGATCTTAAAGATTTAATGGTCAAAGATATTCGTCCTAGTCTAACAAATCAAATGTGTCAGCTTGAGTGGACAGTAACAAGTATTTTTAATGAATATGAGCCCATTGTTGAAAAGGATATGTTAGACAGTCAACACCTCTCTGTTCAAGCCTTCGAGCAAGAAAAGGCGATTGCTACGATTGAAGAAAGTATGAATATAGAACAACCCCAAGCCGTAGCAGCAGCTTCACGCCAAGAAAAAGTGACAACAGTAGACCAAAAAGCAGTGATGAGGGAATCCTCCAGTCATATTGTTGTGCGTGAATCCAGCTCCTGGCATGAAGTGCCTTCCATGATTTGGGACCTTACAGAAGAATATACACCGCTTAAAGTCCGTGTTTCAAATGATGTCTTTCAAAAGTAA
- a CDS encoding CoxG family protein: MATGTHTVEVPVGIDHVWDFVSDMEKWAKLVPGYNAHEMIDDKHSTWTFKGNVGVLKKTVEVEIIILEWVAPSKVTFELKGLSDNFTGNGYFLAESIDAENTKMTGFLEVVAGGLAGPVLNPIFKPIVPKATQMLTDRVANKIKLVHV, from the coding sequence ATGGCAACAGGCACACATACAGTCGAAGTACCCGTAGGAATTGATCATGTATGGGATTTCGTCAGTGATATGGAAAAATGGGCAAAACTTGTCCCAGGTTATAATGCACATGAAATGATTGATGATAAACATTCAACATGGACATTTAAAGGTAATGTTGGTGTTTTGAAAAAAACAGTAGAAGTAGAAATTATCATTTTAGAATGGGTAGCGCCCTCAAAAGTAACATTCGAATTAAAGGGGCTTTCTGATAATTTCACTGGAAATGGCTATTTCCTTGCAGAAAGCATTGATGCTGAAAATACAAAAATGACAGGTTTTTTAGAAGTAGTCGCTGGCGGCTTGGCAGGACCTGTTTTAAATCCAATTTTCAAACCGATCGTTCCAAAAGCAACACAAATGTTAACAGATCGTGTAGCGAATAAAATTAAATTAGTACATGTTTAA
- the hemL gene encoding glutamate-1-semialdehyde 2,1-aminomutase yields the protein MTRSYEKSKQAYAEAVQLMPGGVSSPVRAFKSVNMDPIFMESGHGAIIKDIDGNEYIDYVLSWGPLILGHTHPEVVKAIADTAAKGSSFGAPSYTENRLAQLVLDRLPGMEMIRFVSSGTEATMSALRVARGVTGRDKILKFEGSYHGHGDSLLIKAGSGVATLGLPDSPGVPADIARNTLTVAYNDLEGAKVVFEKFGAELAAVIVEPVAGNMGVVPPKPGFLEGLRALTSEHGALLIFDEVMTGFRVDYGCAQGYFGVTPDITTLGKVIGGGLPVGAFAGKKEIMEQVAPAGPIYQAGTLSGNPLAMTAGYETLSRLDHGTYDYFKQLGDQLEAGFREAATKYNIPHTVNRAGSMIGFFFTNDEVVDFASAKTSDLQLFAEYFRLMAEEGIFLPPSQFEGLFISTAHTEEHITKTVDAFHKVFAQLAR from the coding sequence ATGACACGTTCTTACGAAAAATCAAAACAAGCCTATGCTGAGGCGGTTCAGTTAATGCCAGGTGGTGTTAGCAGCCCAGTACGTGCATTCAAATCAGTGAATATGGACCCGATTTTTATGGAATCTGGCCATGGTGCGATCATTAAAGACATTGACGGCAATGAGTATATTGATTACGTACTATCTTGGGGTCCATTAATTTTGGGACATACACATCCAGAGGTAGTCAAAGCGATTGCTGACACAGCAGCAAAAGGTTCATCCTTTGGTGCGCCAAGCTATACAGAAAATCGTTTAGCTCAATTAGTATTAGATCGTCTACCAGGCATGGAAATGATTCGCTTTGTTTCTTCAGGAACAGAAGCTACAATGTCTGCGTTACGTGTAGCTCGTGGGGTTACAGGGCGAGATAAAATTTTAAAATTTGAAGGTTCTTATCATGGTCATGGAGACTCTTTATTAATTAAAGCAGGTTCAGGAGTTGCGACATTAGGTTTACCTGATAGCCCTGGTGTTCCAGCAGATATTGCACGGAATACGTTAACAGTTGCCTATAATGATTTAGAAGGGGCAAAAGTTGTTTTCGAAAAATTTGGTGCAGAGCTAGCAGCAGTGATTGTAGAGCCTGTTGCAGGGAACATGGGTGTTGTACCACCAAAACCAGGTTTCTTAGAAGGTTTACGTGCACTTACATCTGAGCATGGCGCGTTATTAATCTTTGATGAGGTAATGACAGGCTTCCGTGTAGACTACGGTTGTGCACAAGGTTATTTTGGGGTAACGCCTGATATCACTACATTAGGTAAAGTTATTGGTGGAGGCCTCCCTGTAGGTGCATTTGCTGGGAAAAAAGAGATTATGGAGCAAGTAGCCCCTGCAGGACCGATTTATCAAGCGGGTACATTATCAGGAAACCCGTTGGCGATGACGGCTGGCTATGAAACGTTATCACGTTTAGATCACGGAACATATGATTACTTTAAACAATTAGGTGATCAGCTAGAGGCTGGTTTCCGTGAGGCAGCTACGAAATACAATATTCCACATACAGTAAATCGTGCTGGCTCGATGATTGGTTTCTTCTTTACAAATGATGAGGTTGTTGACTTTGCCTCAGCTAAAACATCCGACTTACAATTATTCGCGGAATACTTCCGATTGATGGCAGAGGAAGGCATCTTCCTACCACCATCTCAGTTTGAGGGATTATTTATTTCTACAGCTCATACGGAAGAACACATTACTAAAACAGTAGATGCATTCCATAAAGTGTTTGCGCAATTAGCGCGATAA
- the hemB gene encoding porphobilinogen synthase, which produces MTKLQFQRHRRLRTNATMRSMVKETYLHKEDLIYPIFVIEGENIKNEVPSMPGVFQFSLDKLEVEIDEVVALGIPAVILFGLPAEKDAVGTGAFHDHGIVQEATRLIKKRHPELLVIADTCLCEFTDHGHCGLIEGDQILNDPSLDVLARTAVSQAKAGADIIAPSNMMDGFVVAIRAGLDEAGFEHIPIMSYAVKYASSYYGPFRDAADGAPQFGDRKSYQMDPSNRLEAFREAESDIEEGADFLIVKPALSYLDIIRDMKNNYPLPLVAYNVSGEYAMIKAAAINGWIEEKKVVLETLLGMKRAGSDLIITYHAKDVARWLEEK; this is translated from the coding sequence ATGACAAAATTACAATTTCAAAGACATCGTCGCTTGCGTACGAATGCGACAATGCGATCAATGGTAAAAGAAACATATTTACATAAAGAGGACCTGATCTATCCTATTTTTGTAATTGAAGGCGAGAACATTAAAAATGAAGTACCTTCTATGCCTGGCGTTTTTCAATTTTCATTGGATAAATTGGAAGTAGAAATTGATGAGGTTGTAGCTTTAGGCATACCTGCAGTTATTTTATTTGGGTTACCAGCTGAAAAAGATGCTGTTGGAACAGGTGCGTTCCATGATCATGGTATCGTTCAAGAAGCGACTCGTTTAATAAAAAAACGTCATCCTGAGCTATTAGTTATTGCGGATACATGTTTATGTGAATTCACAGATCATGGACATTGCGGATTAATAGAAGGCGATCAAATTTTAAATGATCCTTCATTAGACGTGTTAGCCCGTACCGCTGTATCACAAGCAAAAGCAGGAGCGGATATTATTGCTCCATCTAATATGATGGATGGTTTTGTTGTAGCGATTCGTGCAGGACTTGACGAAGCAGGATTTGAACATATTCCAATTATGTCTTATGCAGTCAAATATGCATCTAGCTACTATGGTCCATTCCGTGACGCTGCAGATGGAGCTCCTCAATTTGGCGATCGTAAATCCTACCAAATGGATCCATCGAACCGCCTAGAGGCATTCCGTGAGGCAGAATCAGATATTGAAGAGGGAGCAGATTTCTTAATTGTGAAGCCGGCTCTTAGTTATTTAGATATTATCCGAGATATGAAAAATAACTATCCATTACCGCTTGTTGCCTATAATGTTTCTGGTGAATATGCGATGATTAAGGCGGCAGCTATAAATGGCTGGATTGAAGAGAAAAAAGTTGTGCTTGAAACATTATTAGGCATGAAACGAGCAGGCTCTGATTTAATCATCACGTATCATGCAAAAGATGTTGCACGTTGGTTGGAGGAGAAATAA
- a CDS encoding uroporphyrinogen-III synthase, with the protein MQNNLPLKGKTIVLTGTSKTATIVDDITALGGHAVIAPLIETCERLGSNDAEQLKKACQFDWIIFTSQNAVDAFASKMQQHQFRVDNFRGKIASIGTKTTSALEKLGFEVSFMPSVFSADIFVKEFPAVAGSCPSCLFIRGEKAKSTLKDGLPFDLVEWTVYETVERHDQTSVIMNCIHHQQDVTVIFASPSAVDVYAKDVASQIGWQATRIAAIGHITEAALEQYGATVDIMPSVYTMQAVIEEIMKVGDKS; encoded by the coding sequence ATGCAAAATAATTTACCTCTAAAGGGTAAAACAATCGTTTTAACTGGTACATCTAAGACAGCTACTATTGTAGATGACATCACAGCATTAGGTGGCCATGCTGTAATTGCCCCTTTAATTGAAACTTGTGAACGATTGGGCAGTAATGATGCTGAGCAATTGAAAAAGGCATGTCAATTTGATTGGATTATATTTACTAGTCAAAATGCTGTCGATGCTTTTGCTAGTAAGATGCAACAGCACCAATTTAGGGTCGATAATTTTAGAGGGAAAATTGCCTCTATAGGGACAAAAACAACATCAGCGTTAGAAAAGCTTGGCTTTGAAGTGAGCTTTATGCCCTCTGTATTTAGTGCTGATATTTTCGTTAAAGAATTTCCGGCTGTAGCGGGTAGCTGTCCGAGTTGCCTGTTTATACGAGGAGAAAAGGCGAAAAGTACACTAAAGGATGGACTGCCGTTTGATTTAGTTGAGTGGACAGTTTACGAAACGGTGGAAAGACATGATCAGACATCTGTTATTATGAATTGTATTCATCACCAACAAGATGTTACTGTGATTTTTGCTAGTCCTTCAGCGGTTGATGTATACGCAAAGGATGTAGCGTCACAGATTGGCTGGCAAGCAACGCGTATCGCAGCCATCGGTCATATTACAGAAGCGGCTCTTGAACAATACGGTGCTACTGTGGATATTATGCCAAGTGTATATACAATGCAAGCAGTCATCGAAGAAATTATGAAAGTAGGGGACAAATCATGA
- the hemC gene encoding hydroxymethylbilane synthase has protein sequence MRKIIVGSRRSKLALTQTNWFINELKEAGVPFEFEVKEIVTKGDQILDVQLSKVGGKGLFVKEIEQALYDKEIDFAVHSMKDMPAVLPDGLVIGCIPPREDARDAFISKGHIKFADLPAGAVVGTSSLRRSAQLLTVRPDIEIKWIRGNVDTRLAKLEDEEYDAIILAAAGLKRLGWSDDVVTEFLPVEDCLPAVAQGSLGIECRADDEELLAELAKLTDQLTWQEAHAERAFLAAMDGGCQVPIAGYATSNGDEITLTGLVAAPDASVIYKETVVGTDAQKIGEELAAILTEQGAFELIQRVKAEQDAK, from the coding sequence TTGAGAAAAATTATTGTAGGTTCTAGGAGAAGTAAGTTGGCGCTAACTCAAACTAATTGGTTTATCAATGAGTTAAAAGAGGCTGGTGTACCATTCGAATTTGAAGTGAAAGAAATCGTGACCAAAGGTGATCAAATTTTAGATGTACAGCTATCTAAAGTTGGAGGGAAGGGATTGTTTGTTAAAGAAATAGAGCAAGCCCTTTACGATAAAGAAATAGATTTTGCTGTTCATTCTATGAAAGATATGCCTGCTGTATTGCCAGATGGCTTAGTAATTGGTTGTATTCCTCCACGTGAAGATGCACGTGATGCATTTATTTCAAAAGGACATATTAAATTTGCAGATCTTCCTGCTGGTGCTGTAGTGGGGACAAGTTCTTTGCGCCGTAGTGCACAGCTATTAACAGTACGCCCTGATATCGAAATAAAATGGATTCGAGGAAACGTTGATACGCGTTTAGCTAAGCTGGAAGATGAAGAATATGATGCGATTATTTTAGCAGCAGCTGGTTTGAAACGATTAGGCTGGAGTGATGATGTCGTTACTGAATTTTTACCAGTAGAAGATTGCTTACCAGCAGTAGCACAGGGCTCTCTAGGAATTGAATGTCGCGCAGATGATGAGGAGCTATTGGCTGAATTAGCAAAGCTTACTGATCAATTAACATGGCAAGAAGCACATGCAGAACGCGCATTTTTAGCAGCAATGGATGGTGGCTGTCAAGTACCTATCGCTGGTTACGCCACTTCAAATGGGGATGAAATTACTTTAACAGGCTTAGTTGCCGCTCCTGATGCATCTGTTATCTATAAGGAAACAGTAGTGGGGACAGATGCACAAAAAATTGGAGAAGAGCTTGCAGCAATATTAACAGAACAAGGTGCATTCGAATTAATTCAGCGCGTAAAGGCTGAGCAAGATGCAAAATAA
- a CDS encoding cytochrome C assembly family protein, which yields MADLTMTRLYEVMIVLYAISLVFYFTDYFYKQVRARRIAFWLVSFVWMIQSAIIILTFVETKRFPILSLSEGILFYSWLLVTLSIILHCIARVDLPVFIINILGFLFASIFTFMPKRPTGAVGDTLISEMLFIHISFAILSYAAFTLTFVFAILYLVLYRLLKKKKWSHLWTRLPSLQQTSSWMNMSFFIGIPVLFISLILGFEWALLTLESLSIFDAKIIGSFIILILYCVILYVNRKSKLTGTTYAWVHIYAYLLVVVNFFLGSSLSRFHLWY from the coding sequence TTGGCTGATTTGACCATGACGAGGCTTTATGAAGTGATGATCGTCTTGTATGCGATCAGTCTAGTTTTTTACTTTACTGATTATTTCTATAAGCAAGTGCGAGCAAGACGAATAGCTTTTTGGCTTGTTTCATTTGTATGGATGATTCAAAGCGCTATTATCATTTTAACGTTTGTGGAAACGAAGCGTTTTCCGATCTTATCTTTGTCAGAGGGGATTCTCTTTTACTCCTGGTTACTTGTGACGCTATCGATCATTCTACATTGTATAGCTAGGGTTGATTTGCCTGTATTTATTATTAATATACTAGGGTTTTTATTCGCTAGTATATTTACTTTTATGCCAAAACGTCCTACAGGCGCTGTTGGGGATACATTAATTTCGGAAATGCTTTTTATTCATATATCATTTGCGATATTGTCCTATGCCGCATTCACGTTAACATTTGTGTTTGCCATATTATACTTAGTTTTATATCGTTTGCTGAAAAAGAAAAAGTGGTCACATCTATGGACAAGGTTACCATCCTTACAGCAGACAAGTAGCTGGATGAATATGTCATTTTTTATTGGAATTCCAGTTTTATTTATAAGTTTAATATTGGGCTTTGAATGGGCACTATTAACATTAGAGAGTCTTTCGATTTTCGATGCAAAGATCATAGGGTCCTTCATCATTTTAATTTTGTATTGCGTTATCTTATATGTGAATCGCAAAAGCAAGCTGACAGGTACAACTTATGCATGGGTACATATATATGCCTATTTATTAGTTGTTGTGAACTTCTTCTTAGGAAGCAGTTTATCGCGATTCCATTTATGGTATTAG
- the hemA gene encoding glutamyl-tRNA reductase, with amino-acid sequence MHTIVVGLNYKTAPVEIREKLSFIESELPQAMEALQKQKSILENVIVSTCNRTEIYAVVDQLHTGRHFVKQFLANWFDLPVETFSSYLTIREEDEAIEHLFKVTAGIDSMVLGETQILGQVKKSFLSGQEIGTTGTVYNQLFKQAVTFAKRAHNETAIGENAVSVSYAAVELAKKIFGSLQRKHVAILGAGKMGELAIENLYGSGVGKVTVINRTFEKAESLAAKFHGEAKSMKELQCSLLEADILITSTGATDYVIDYELMQFVERLRKGKPLFMVDIAVPRDIDPRVGDLPNVFLYDIDDLQGIVEANLAERERAAADITDMIGNEVVQFKDWVATLGVVPVISALRKKANRIQEETMTSIENKMPDLTERERKILSKHTKSIINQLLKEPILQAKEMANSPKANEQLRLFQQIFGIEDAVEAEVQEMTKQELERKERAEASQTSVEPKYSF; translated from the coding sequence ATGCATACCATCGTAGTAGGCTTGAATTATAAAACAGCGCCTGTTGAAATACGTGAGAAGTTATCATTCATAGAGAGTGAACTACCACAAGCAATGGAAGCGCTGCAAAAGCAAAAAAGTATATTAGAAAACGTTATTGTTTCGACATGTAACCGTACAGAAATATATGCTGTTGTGGATCAATTGCATACTGGACGTCATTTTGTGAAACAATTTTTAGCGAACTGGTTTGACTTGCCTGTGGAGACATTTTCTTCCTATTTAACAATTCGAGAAGAAGATGAGGCAATCGAACATTTATTTAAAGTGACTGCAGGGATCGATTCAATGGTTCTTGGGGAAACACAAATTTTAGGACAAGTAAAAAAAAGCTTTTTAAGTGGACAAGAGATTGGCACAACAGGAACGGTATACAATCAGCTATTTAAACAAGCGGTAACATTTGCTAAGCGTGCTCATAATGAAACAGCAATTGGTGAGAATGCGGTATCCGTTTCCTATGCAGCAGTAGAATTAGCAAAGAAAATTTTTGGCTCTTTACAACGCAAGCATGTAGCTATTTTAGGTGCAGGGAAAATGGGAGAGCTTGCGATTGAGAACCTTTATGGTAGTGGTGTAGGAAAAGTTACGGTCATTAACCGTACGTTTGAAAAAGCAGAAAGCCTAGCCGCTAAATTCCATGGGGAAGCTAAATCAATGAAGGAATTACAATGTTCATTATTAGAAGCAGACATTTTAATTACTTCTACAGGTGCAACAGATTATGTCATTGATTATGAGTTAATGCAATTTGTGGAACGTTTACGTAAAGGTAAACCTTTATTTATGGTAGATATTGCTGTTCCACGTGACATTGATCCACGAGTAGGCGACCTGCCAAATGTTTTCTTGTATGATATCGATGATTTACAAGGAATTGTCGAGGCGAATTTAGCAGAGCGTGAACGTGCTGCTGCTGATATTACGGATATGATTGGTAATGAAGTTGTGCAATTTAAAGATTGGGTAGCAACACTAGGCGTCGTACCAGTGATCTCAGCTTTGCGTAAAAAGGCTAATCGAATTCAAGAAGAGACGATGACTAGTATCGAAAATAAAATGCCAGATTTAACGGAACGTGAACGTAAAATTTTAAGTAAGCATACAAAATCTATTATTAATCAATTGTTAAAAGAGCCAATCTTACAAGCGAAAGAAATGGCAAATTCACCAAAAGCAAATGAACAGTTACGTTTATTCCAACAAATTTTTGGTATAGAGGATGCTGTGGAAGCTGAAGTTCAAGAGATGACGAAGCAAGAGCTTGAGCGCAAAGAACGCGCAGAGGCTTCTCAAACTTCCGTTGAACCAAAGTACTCTTTCTAA